TTCAGCCGCCATGTCGCGGTTGTAGGCTCCACGGGGTCGGGCAAATCACATGCCATCGCAAGAATTATCCAGACTGCGACTCAGATTCGCGATGAGACTTACGGCGAGTACAGCCTAAATAACGCACACGTCGTGATCTTCGACATTCACTCTGAATACAAGACTGCATTCCCAGAGGCGAATCACCTTTCCGTTGAATCTCTCATTCTCCCCTACTGGCTGCTAAACGCCGAGGAGCTTCAGGATCTTTTTATCGAAAGCAACGAAGAACAGTCGCATAATCAGATCGCGGTGCTGAAGAAATCCATCACAGAGAACAAACGGACACACTTCGAAGGGTCGGAGGAGAAGCGCGATCTAATCCACTATGAGTCCCCAATCTTCTTTGAGATCGATGAGGTACTTGATGCAATTAGGGCGAAAAATGAACAGCGTATTGCCACACCCGGGAAGACTACTGATCGGGCGGGCCCACTCTTCGGCAAGCTTGATAACTTCATCACGCGACTTGAGAACCGCGTTCTCGACAGGCGCCTAGATTTCCTGTTGGGGGACAGGGCAAAATCGGTGAACCTCGAATCCGTTCTCCGACAGTTCACCGGATACAATCCCGATTCCCTTGCAAACGTAACGGTGATCGACCTCAGTGGCGTTCCGTTTGAGGTTCTCAGTATCACTGTCTCACTGGTGTCCCGATTGCTTTTTGACTACTCGTACTACTTCAAGAAACTCAACGCATCTTCCCAGGTGGAAACTCCGCTTCTACTCGTATACGAAGAAGCTCACAAGTACGTGCCGAAGAGTGGACTGGCAAAGTTCAGCGCATCCAGAAACTCGATCGAGAGGATCGCCAAGGAGGGCAGGAAGTACGGCATTACTGCCGCTATCGTAAGCCAGAGGCCGGCTGAGATTTCGGAAACGATTTTCTCTCAGTGCAGCAACTTCCTCGCCATGCGGCTCACGAACCCAGAGGATCAAAATTACGTCAAACGTCTATTGCCAGATTCTTTGGGACCCCTGACTGAGTCTCTTCCCGTGCTGAGTTCAGGCGAGGCTCTCTTGTTGGGTGACGCAGCAGTCATGCCCTCGAAGGTTGTGATGGAGCAGGCTCGCCCTGCCCCCTCTTCAAGTGACGTTAGGTACATGGCTGAGTGGATTAAGCCGTGGCAGGACGTGGAGTTCGTACGCGTGGTCGAGGACTGGCAAAAGTAACTGGGACCGTCTTCGGAGTGCACAGGATGTCCCAGTAGTCACACTCGTAATCCTATGATTGGCGACGCTCGGGCCTATCCCAGGTGCAGCCATAAAGGTCCGGTACTTCGCAACTTGGTACTACGAAACGGTAGCCTGAGGGCCGGAGAATAAGGTCAGCCGAGATAGGGCCGCTCACGGTGCTCCAGGAAATGTCGGATCCGGAGCTGTTGCGTGTGGTGCATCGGCAGTTGATCGATTTCCTCCGGCTGGACGAAACTGAGCTCCGTGGACTCGTCCGAGATCGCGAGTCGGCCCCCGACTACTCGGGCTGTGAAGCAGACATTGAATTGGCGACGCACTTCACCGTCCGTATAGGCGATGACATGACGCGGGTCGGTATATGTCCCGACGAGCCCGGTGATCTCCACGTCCAGGCCCGTTTCCTCCTTCACCTCCCGGATGGCGGTTCCCGGTAGCGAGTCGGTCATCTCCATGCCGCCGCCTGGTAGCGCCCAGAGATCGTTGTCCCGGCGGCGCTGAAGGAGCACGCGTCCTTCGTCGTCGGTGACGACTGCGGACGCGGCGACCACCAAACTGTTCGGCTCTGGTGCCGCTGGGTCGTCGTAGTACTCGGTCCTTGCCATCGTCAGCCTTCTCCTACCGGTGTTGCGGTTTCCCACACCGCGTCGAAGCTGCTGGTGTAGGTGTCGAACATGCCACCCTCTCCGTTGCGCCGAAGATGCCACACGGGTGCACCGTAGGCGTTCACGCCCCAGACGTGGGCGTTGACCAGCGCCTGGTCATCCGCACGATAGATCGAGTTGTAGAGCGTGGTGGCGTGGGTCCGCACCTCGATGCCGGATACCCCGGCCAGGGGGCGATAGTGCATGAGGGCAAGTCGGCAGCCGGACTCGATCCCGTGACCGAACCTCTCTTCGGCGCCGCGTTGTTGGACAATCGTGCTGTCCGGATCGCCGATCGCGATACGGACCGCACAACCGTCGGCAGCTCGCTCGCGCAACAGGTCATTCAGCCGTGGGTACGCCTCGTGCAGGAAGACGGCGGCGTACACCAACACGTCGATGTGCTCGCGGGCCTGGGTCAGCATGTCCACGAAGGTGGATACGGGGAGGTCCGCCCGGTGATCGTAGAGGGCCACAAGTTCCGGACTGACGGCGCGGGCAGCGCGTGCCTGCCGGAGCGCGGGCCAAAGTGCGTGCACGTCTTCTCCTAGTATCTCCGCTGTCAGCATGGCTGCGGCACGACGCGGCGTACGCCCCAAGTTGACCCATCTTTCAACGGACTTGGGATCGACCTCGACCTTGTTCGCAAGGGCGGCGTACGTCCAGCCGCCGGCGGCCATGGCAGCACGTAGCCTCTCGTTCGGCATCCCAATCTCTCCTAACACTCGGGGACGGCACCAGGGACGTTCTACCCGACGCGGGACGTCCCGAAGTGGGGTTTGTCGGAGGTTCCAACGTCCTGATGAGCGGCGGAATGCTCGTCCGCATGGCGAGCAACCAGCAGACCAGACCAGGCATCGGTGCATTGGCGAAGGACACTGCCAATGGACGTATCGGCGTCGTCATGGGTGAAGTCGGTGGCCGGGTGCAGATAAGGCCCGTGGGCGGCGGGATCGAGTGGGATGCCATGCCGGACAACGTGGTGGCGCCGACAGCGCGGGAGGAACTGAGCGCGCGTCTTGCCATCAGGAACGGCAACAGCCGGGACTGCCTGTGATGCGCGCCATCGGTCGGTACGCGGGGGTTTTTCATCTTCTTGATCAGTGGGCCCTGTGGCCTGGTGATCGGCATGGCCCTCGGTATCAGCCAGTAGACCGGCCGCCCCGGACGGGGTGCCACCTTCCTTGGCTCCCCTTCCCGTTCGGGGCCGGCCTTCCATCCCCCGGTCGTCGCGGGACGTGCCTCGTCGACCGGTGTGGGCGAAAGTGCCAGAGCACAGCGACACTCAAGGAGTCTTCGTATGACGGCAACGGCCAACGACCAGAGGACCGGTCGCGCGGTGGCTGGTGAGGAGCTGTTCGACAGCCTCACCCACTTCGTGGTCACCCACAACGGACAGCCTCGCGAGCGCGCCGAGAGGATCACGGACCAAGCGGTGGCCTTCGTGGTCACGGCCGCGACTGCCACCGTCCCCATGGTCCCGTCGGACGACGTGGACCTCGGGCTGCACGCCCTCATCCTGCACACGAAGGAGTACGCCGACCTGTGCGAGCGGTTCGCGGGCCGCTTCCTCCACCACAACCCCAAGCCGGGTGGCGGGGCGCGCGATCCGGAGAAGGTGGCCGCGTCCACGCACGCGATGAAGGCGGTTGGGTTCATGGTCTTCGACGACCTGTGGACCGTGGACGACACGAACCTCGCGCAGTGCGACTCCGACTGCGGCCGGCCGTACGGTCAGGCGTAGCGACACGACACCAGCGGCGCGGCCGGCCTCGATGTGGGGTCGGCCGCGTCGCCAGGAAGGAGAACCGACGTTGTCCGGGACATCCCCTGAACTGCCGATCGTCGTGCTCGACGCGCTCATGCCCACGACTCAGCGCCTGGTCCTCAACCGCCGGGGCTCCATGGTCTGGGACGTCGAGAGCCATCGGGGCCACCACGCCGTGAAGGTCGGCTATCCGATCGAGGCAACGGCCGAATGGCCTGCCCAGCCCTGGGCAGC
This region of Streptomyces ambofaciens ATCC 23877 genomic DNA includes:
- a CDS encoding ATP-binding protein — protein: MSSAEVIAVYPNRIKIAVHDIGELADGDPVEVGSYLKIYDSLQGAIMAIIESYSIELRPSKEGGEDRQKVYVIEAVPLGFVDGDGRFSRGGGGIAIPPKKVSVAVKDEVQRIYDTVETEKRFHFAQLAQDISVDVPVDGDKFFSRHVAVVGSTGSGKSHAIARIIQTATQIRDETYGEYSLNNAHVVIFDIHSEYKTAFPEANHLSVESLILPYWLLNAEELQDLFIESNEEQSHNQIAVLKKSITENKRTHFEGSEEKRDLIHYESPIFFEIDEVLDAIRAKNEQRIATPGKTTDRAGPLFGKLDNFITRLENRVLDRRLDFLLGDRAKSVNLESVLRQFTGYNPDSLANVTVIDLSGVPFEVLSITVSLVSRLLFDYSYYFKKLNASSQVETPLLLVYEEAHKYVPKSGLAKFSASRNSIERIAKEGRKYGITAAIVSQRPAEISETIFSQCSNFLAMRLTNPEDQNYVKRLLPDSLGPLTESLPVLSSGEALLLGDAAVMPSKVVMEQARPAPSSSDVRYMAEWIKPWQDVEFVRVVEDWQK
- a CDS encoding NUDIX domain-containing protein, producing MARTEYYDDPAAPEPNSLVVAASAVVTDDEGRVLLQRRRDNDLWALPGGGMEMTDSLPGTAIREVKEETGLDVEITGLVGTYTDPRHVIAYTDGEVRRQFNVCFTARVVGGRLAISDESTELSFVQPEEIDQLPMHHTQQLRIRHFLEHRERPYLG
- a CDS encoding helix-turn-helix domain-containing protein, translating into MPNERLRAAMAAGGWTYAALANKVEVDPKSVERWVNLGRTPRRAAAMLTAEILGEDVHALWPALRQARAARAVSPELVALYDHRADLPVSTFVDMLTQAREHIDVLVYAAVFLHEAYPRLNDLLRERAADGCAVRIAIGDPDSTIVQQRGAEERFGHGIESGCRLALMHYRPLAGVSGIEVRTHATTLYNSIYRADDQALVNAHVWGVNAYGAPVWHLRRNGEGGMFDTYTSSFDAVWETATPVGEG
- a CDS encoding glycine-rich domain-containing protein, producing MTATANDQRTGRAVAGEELFDSLTHFVVTHNGQPRERAERITDQAVAFVVTAATATVPMVPSDDVDLGLHALILHTKEYADLCERFAGRFLHHNPKPGGGARDPEKVAASTHAMKAVGFMVFDDLWTVDDTNLAQCDSDCGRPYGQA